The stretch of DNA GCGATTTTCCAACCATAAAAGAACTAATCAAGTTTCTTCAGTCCGTCCGTGAGCCAGCCAATGCCCATTAAAAATCTGCTGTTTAATTTAGGTTTAGCGACACTCTCCACCCATGAGCTAGATGCTGTAACCCAATCTGAGTGGCATTTGCTTTATATATTGAACAGTTTGCCAGAGCAAATAGCTGCAACTTCTTTTGTTGCTATCCATGTTCCATTCTTCGCAATCATTTTCTGGTTAGGCTTTAACGAAAACACGAGGGTTAAAGAATGGTCAAGAATTGTATTTGCGATATTCTTGATTGTTCATGCTGGATTGCATAAGGCTCTAGAAAATCATCCGCTATATACCTTTAACTCGCCATTGTCTCAAGGATTAATTTTTGGAGCTGGGTTATTAGGGCTTCTGTACTTAATAGTTACCTATATATCGAATAGCCGCAATTCTAATTATGACAATCGACCTCAAATGTAAAAAGCCGTGACAATAGTATTATCAG from Pseudanabaena sp. BC1403 encodes:
- a CDS encoding DUF6713 family protein, whose amino-acid sequence is MPIKNLLFNLGLATLSTHELDAVTQSEWHLLYILNSLPEQIAATSFVAIHVPFFAIIFWLGFNENTRVKEWSRIVFAIFLIVHAGLHKALENHPLYTFNSPLSQGLIFGAGLLGLLYLIVTYISNSRNSNYDNRPQM